From the genome of Patescibacteria group bacterium, one region includes:
- a CDS encoding flippase — translation MSLTRKIAHNTIIQIVGKAISTIIALVVASLLFRYLGKEGYGNYTTVMVFLQFFGIMVDMGLYIILTKKISEAGADEESLVGNIFTIRLISAVVFLGVAPLLVIFFPYPSVVKTGVALVSLSFLFVTLNQVLQGVFQKHLKMMRVTISEILGRLVLLAGTFLAVYLDQGLTTVLLVVVLSSFTNFLFTFIFSRKFVKIRLVFDFPVWRRIIKEAYPIALAILFNLVYFKADILILSLLKSQSDVGIYGAPFKILEVLVTFPAMFAGLAVPVLTQAFTAMDYERFRRVLSKSFDFLVMVALPMIVGTIFIAEPVIDLIAGADFVESGQVLQILIVTTGIIFIGNLFGNAVVVVNRQKEILKYYMAIAAISVGGCLLLIPRYSYIGAAWMTVVSQSLITLATIYVVWRKTKIFPSLKFFTKALIACTGMAVVLFLLKGFSLWILVSAGIIAYGAILLLLKGISKDLIKEIIASPAKE, via the coding sequence ATGTCATTAACCCGGAAAATCGCACATAATACCATCATCCAAATTGTCGGTAAGGCAATATCAACGATTATTGCGCTAGTTGTTGCTTCATTACTTTTCCGTTATCTCGGCAAAGAAGGCTACGGAAACTATACGACAGTCATGGTTTTTTTGCAGTTTTTCGGCATCATGGTAGATATGGGGTTGTATATCATTCTGACGAAGAAAATTTCAGAAGCAGGTGCTGATGAAGAGTCGCTGGTTGGAAATATCTTTACGATCCGACTTATTTCCGCGGTGGTATTTTTGGGGGTTGCACCATTACTCGTGATATTTTTTCCATATCCTTCGGTTGTAAAAACTGGTGTGGCTTTAGTGAGTCTGTCTTTCCTGTTTGTGACACTCAATCAAGTTTTGCAGGGAGTATTCCAAAAACATCTTAAAATGATGCGGGTTACTATTTCCGAAATTCTCGGGCGACTGGTTTTGCTGGCCGGCACTTTCCTTGCTGTATATCTTGATCAAGGCTTGACGACGGTTTTATTGGTGGTTGTCTTGAGCTCATTTACCAATTTTCTTTTTACTTTTATTTTTTCCCGGAAGTTTGTAAAAATACGGCTAGTTTTCGATTTTCCTGTGTGGCGAAGAATTATCAAGGAAGCGTACCCGATTGCCTTGGCGATTCTTTTTAATCTGGTCTATTTCAAGGCGGACATTCTCATCCTGTCTTTGCTTAAATCTCAATCAGACGTGGGGATCTATGGCGCACCGTTCAAAATACTGGAGGTATTAGTTACATTTCCGGCCATGTTCGCAGGACTGGCTGTCCCGGTTTTGACTCAGGCATTTACAGCGATGGATTATGAAAGATTTCGGCGAGTACTCAGCAAGTCATTTGACTTTCTGGTCATGGTTGCCCTGCCAATGATTGTAGGCACAATTTTTATTGCAGAGCCGGTGATTGATCTGATCGCGGGCGCGGATTTTGTCGAATCAGGGCAGGTACTGCAGATTCTGATCGTTACAACGGGTATCATATTTATCGGCAATCTTTTTGGCAACGCTGTAGTGGTGGTTAATCGACAGAAAGAAATTTTGAAATACTATATGGCAATCGCAGCAATTTCTGTGGGAGGATGCTTATTACTAATTCCCCGCTATTCATATATCGGTGCCGCCTGGATGACGGTGGTGTCCCAATCGCTGATCACTCTCGCTACTATTTACGTTGTCTGGCGGAAGACTAAAATATTTCCCTCGCTTAAGTTTTTTACTAAAGCACTGATTGCTTGTACCGGCATGGCCGTCGTTTTATTTTTATTAAAAGGCTTTTCACTTTGGATATTAGTATCCGCCGGTATCATCGCTTATGGCGCTATACTCCTTTTGCTGAAGGGGATATCTAAGGATCTGATTAAAGAAATAATTGCTTCGCCTGCGAAAGAATAA
- a CDS encoding glycosyltransferase family 4 protein — translation MSKNILILKFPFSSLFGGGEKHTISLVEGLSQKGFSFFLVSSCPVLLKEFKRRDWYGKKIWAPKEPVSKASIVLFPFLAPFFFIRLIILLTSFRFRKKVRIVYCLSLTEKILITLPARLLGMKVVWMEHVSPDRWLTMNPFRICYSFYSRFAMTIVVSNAIRNEFVKNIHIKPGRIITVYAGIDLPEYTMSDIRARVNEGEYIIGTIARLEKEKGIEYLIRAIELAKDIIPKIRLVIVGDGNEKRNLTWLTNSLHMTERIQFVGFQNHVDHWIKDFDVFVLPSAIRESFGIVLIDAMANLRPVIASRIGGIVEIVDHNETGILVEPKNPEAIANAIIYLYNHPEETMEIIKNARKKVETNFTKQRMFDEFETIFITL, via the coding sequence ATGTCAAAGAATATTCTCATACTAAAGTTTCCCTTTTCTTCACTGTTCGGTGGAGGGGAAAAACATACAATTTCCTTAGTCGAAGGATTAAGTCAAAAGGGTTTTTCTTTTTTTCTGGTCAGCTCGTGCCCGGTTTTACTGAAAGAATTTAAAAGACGGGATTGGTATGGCAAAAAAATATGGGCACCCAAAGAGCCCGTATCAAAAGCATCTATAGTATTATTTCCATTTTTAGCGCCATTTTTCTTTATCAGGTTGATAATACTTTTGACCAGCTTCCGCTTCAGAAAGAAAGTAAGGATTGTCTACTGCCTTTCCCTTACTGAAAAAATTCTGATCACTTTGCCGGCAAGATTACTTGGTATGAAAGTCGTTTGGATGGAGCATGTTTCGCCGGACCGCTGGCTGACTATGAACCCTTTCCGTATTTGTTATTCTTTTTATTCCAGGTTTGCTATGACAATCGTCGTATCAAATGCAATCAGAAATGAATTTGTAAAAAATATTCATATCAAACCCGGACGGATTATCACTGTATATGCCGGGATTGATTTGCCGGAGTATACAATGAGCGATATCAGAGCACGGGTTAATGAGGGGGAATATATCATCGGGACAATCGCCCGACTGGAAAAAGAAAAAGGAATTGAATATTTGATCAGAGCTATCGAGCTGGCAAAAGACATTATCCCAAAAATCAGGCTGGTGATCGTGGGAGATGGTAATGAAAAACGCAATCTGACGTGGCTGACAAACAGTCTGCATATGACAGAGCGGATACAGTTTGTCGGATTCCAGAATCACGTTGATCATTGGATAAAAGACTTCGACGTATTTGTTTTACCGTCGGCAATCCGCGAATCTTTCGGTATTGTATTGATTGATGCAATGGCAAATCTTCGGCCGGTAATTGCCAGTCGTATTGGCGGGATAGTCGAAATAGTCGATCATAATGAAACGGGGATTCTGGTGGAGCCAAAAAACCCGGAGGCCATAGCAAATGCTATAATCTATCTGTATAACCATCCTGAGGAAACTATGGAAATTATAAAAAATGCGCGAAAAAAAGTAGAAACAAATTTTACCAAACAAAGGATGTTTGATGAGTTTGAAACAATATTTATTACCCTATGA
- a CDS encoding O-antigen ligase family protein: MKLNTGEINKSEFSIKEFVLLLLLTVPIGITVSFVGLWTHPLLILGGIVGAVVSIFIFRNPTLGILLIAFLLPFERIGAIEAGGMTIRVSQVLTIITIFGWLFDGLRRQTFLLYKNPLIFPLTLFVLVNVASLINAENIERSVSVLLFTLFTIVFSLLIPQLVTEKKQLKIVIWLVIISAFIVGVFGIFQFLGDIIGLPQSITGLRHLYTKEVLGFPRIQSTALEPLYFANYLLIPLGLLCALFLGKNKSIRNSYLFVLIILLGLNLVLTVSRGGYLGFAVVLAVLGIYYFRRIFTSKKILILLISALAIAFIAVKLLGFGDAVNLEVFRGHVVNAFYGAAYSERVETLQIAMRGFSDHPWIGVGVGGFGPYASVHPYVEPGDGWNIVNNEPVELLSEVGILGLLSFTIMFVVVLMRSIKVIKIAKDAYLKTLMIGLLAVFVGIFTQYQTFSTLYIMHVWFVIGMMVAVQNIIFRENNE, encoded by the coding sequence ATGAAACTGAATACCGGAGAAATAAATAAATCTGAATTTTCCATTAAGGAGTTTGTTTTACTGCTTCTGCTTACGGTTCCTATCGGGATTACGGTAAGTTTTGTCGGATTATGGACGCATCCATTATTGATACTCGGCGGAATAGTCGGCGCAGTGGTAAGTATTTTTATCTTCCGTAATCCTACCTTGGGGATTCTATTAATTGCGTTTTTGCTTCCATTTGAGCGAATTGGCGCAATCGAAGCCGGCGGTATGACAATTCGTGTAAGTCAGGTACTGACTATAATAACAATATTCGGGTGGCTATTTGACGGTTTACGCAGACAAACATTTTTATTGTACAAAAATCCGTTAATCTTTCCTTTGACACTTTTTGTGCTGGTAAATGTCGCTTCATTGATTAATGCTGAAAACATTGAAAGATCTGTTTCTGTGCTGTTATTTACGCTATTTACAATAGTTTTCAGTTTATTAATTCCGCAATTGGTTACCGAAAAAAAACAGTTAAAAATAGTAATTTGGCTTGTAATAATCAGTGCTTTTATCGTCGGAGTATTTGGAATATTCCAATTTTTAGGGGATATTATCGGTCTGCCTCAATCCATAACCGGTTTGCGCCATCTCTACACGAAGGAAGTGCTGGGATTCCCGAGGATTCAATCAACAGCATTAGAGCCGTTGTATTTCGCAAATTATTTATTAATTCCTCTGGGATTATTATGCGCGCTTTTTCTCGGAAAGAATAAAAGCATTCGCAACAGTTATCTTTTCGTTTTAATTATCCTTTTAGGTTTGAATTTAGTACTTACCGTTTCTCGGGGCGGATACCTGGGTTTTGCGGTAGTACTCGCGGTACTCGGGATTTACTATTTCAGGCGCATATTTACATCCAAGAAAATATTGATATTACTGATATCAGCATTGGCGATTGCATTCATCGCAGTTAAACTGTTGGGTTTTGGCGACGCAGTTAATTTGGAAGTTTTTAGAGGGCATGTTGTTAATGCATTTTATGGCGCTGCCTACAGTGAAAGAGTTGAGACGCTGCAAATTGCGATGCGGGGATTCTCCGACCATCCCTGGATCGGTGTGGGAGTCGGCGGTTTCGGTCCATATGCGTCCGTGCATCCTTATGTTGAACCCGGTGACGGATGGAATATTGTGAATAATGAACCGGTTGAATTGCTTTCGGAAGTAGGTATTTTAGGATTATTATCATTTACTATCATGTTCGTTGTGGTATTAATGCGTTCAATCAAAGTGATCAAAATTGCCAAAGACGCATATCTTAAAACATTGATGATCGGGTTGCTCGCAGTTTTTGTCGGCATTTTTACACAATACCAGACTTTTTCCACATTATATATTATGCATGTGTGGTTTGTAATTGGCATGATGGTTGCTGTCCAGAATATAATTTTCAGAGAAAACAATGAGTGA
- a CDS encoding O-antigen ligase family protein, whose translation MSELLLVLFSGAYIIISWYRRDYALLMIALLLPSYLIRFKIFSIPFTVLEVMILIIFLTWVITSLLYKSVDGSKIPLLKRSSFNWSLPVLLFIGAGIIAVMISPDTRQALGLWKAYILEPILLYLVFINTIKTNKQIKMIVFGLGISVVFISVVTIWQYIGWIDIPGDYAFEIPKRATSVFPFPTAVGKFVGPLLGLFLGLLLVKSNESKQIQTGNDMLWRNIFLWGVVLFSIIALTLSFSRGALIGVFSAIFFISFFSKWKKWIFSGMAVVILLALLIPVTRNSITDVFNTSDTSTDVHLVMWKGAVRIIKDNPITGTGLASFPIVYDDYKEASHTEYFPNPDHLILSLWIEMGIAGLIIFSWIVILFFRSGIKLIKYDRKWAVALLASVVVILVHGLMDTPYFKNDLSAMFWILIGLMVVICNKYEIDDSSEKIR comes from the coding sequence ATGAGTGAACTACTTTTAGTTTTATTTAGTGGCGCATACATTATCATTTCTTGGTATAGAAGAGACTATGCATTACTGATGATTGCTTTGTTGTTGCCAAGTTATCTGATCCGATTTAAAATATTTTCTATTCCTTTTACAGTATTGGAAGTAATGATTCTGATAATATTTCTGACTTGGGTTATCACATCATTATTATATAAATCTGTCGATGGTTCAAAAATACCTTTATTGAAACGTTCATCTTTTAACTGGTCGCTCCCGGTATTACTTTTTATCGGGGCTGGGATAATTGCCGTTATGATTTCGCCAGATACCAGGCAAGCGCTTGGTTTGTGGAAAGCCTATATTTTGGAGCCCATTCTGCTTTACTTGGTATTTATTAATACAATCAAAACTAATAAGCAGATTAAGATGATTGTTTTTGGCCTGGGGATTTCAGTTGTTTTTATTTCAGTAGTTACAATATGGCAATACATTGGCTGGATTGATATCCCGGGTGATTATGCCTTTGAGATTCCCAAAAGAGCCACTTCAGTTTTCCCTTTTCCAACAGCGGTTGGTAAATTCGTCGGCCCGTTATTGGGGCTGTTTCTGGGGCTTTTACTGGTTAAAAGCAATGAATCGAAGCAAATACAAACGGGAAACGATATGTTATGGCGAAACATTTTTTTGTGGGGGGTGGTTTTATTCAGCATCATTGCCCTGACCCTTTCTTTTTCACGAGGTGCATTGATCGGAGTGTTTAGTGCCATATTTTTCATCAGTTTTTTCTCAAAATGGAAGAAATGGATTTTTTCGGGGATGGCGGTCGTAATTTTATTAGCATTGCTTATTCCTGTAACTAGAAACAGCATTACTGATGTATTTAATACCTCCGATACATCTACAGACGTGCATTTGGTTATGTGGAAAGGCGCTGTCAGAATAATTAAGGATAATCCGATTACCGGTACGGGTCTGGCAAGCTTCCCGATTGTTTATGATGATTACAAAGAGGCTTCGCACACGGAATATTTTCCGAACCCCGATCACTTGATTCTTTCTCTCTGGATAGAAATGGGCATTGCCGGGTTAATAATATTTTCATGGATTGTTATTCTGTTTTTCAGATCAGGGATTAAACTTATAAAGTATGATCGAAAATGGGCAGTTGCACTTCTAGCATCGGTGGTTGTTATTTTAGTGCATGGATTGATGGACACGCCATATTTTAAAAATGATCTTTCCGCCATGTTTTGGATCCTAATCGGATTGATGGTTGTTATCTGTAATAAATATGAAATTGATGATTCTTCAGAAAAAATAAGATAG
- a CDS encoding N-acetylmuramoyl-L-alanine amidase, protein MRGPSITRYFIIGAIAILAVVFLSPQVQATVKQDVQKGEISFSNIEDGKTSGIIESEFPFQMIGLAWRGSAQTNVELRYNNSDGWSEWYPIDEQEEINGWFYSREPIISNGATKFQYSVISGQIDELKLIYLGTSEKISFNKWNPINLFHQASAEENVDIVTRPEWEADESLRYDGANIEIWPTQYQAPQKFVVHHTAGGDGGNDPEGTIRGIYYWHSTVLGWGDIGYNYLIDQNGIVYEGRYGGDGAIGAHAYRNRTCAISRFGGEQFEANFNAGTVGIAVLGDYESMALNSAVRNALTSLMANKARDLSIEPNGASFLIDNTYPNIVGHKDLDCTLCPGVNLYQELSGIRSETQILYDTLSGSEGPIVKAEFIKQSGKTVSVSAGLEKEVWVEFKNTGNVIWQTGGQYSPYIIPSSSISSLQASNWESQLHITSADNSSIAPGETGRFTFSVKGPLDQLELAESFKLVINDNPVSGTDFVLKIKVTGLPYAAKLASNTIKPAMFAGSQQTVIFKFRNQGTSSWERGNVYLNIYDLGDKVSRLASKNWPDQFGNINFSEAVVNSGETATFTFDIKAPLELGLFKNIYRIIGPENVIQNNTFSKTRIDSQFSAELVSHTIPSALLNYWRLPVVVKFKNTGLSTWNKTMVLQMFDLGGKSSVFYDSTWGNSYGNFVFKENEVKPGKVGTFNFYVKSPKKTGIYLNTMKLGIIGREIVVQGGETMQKIRIDK, encoded by the coding sequence ATGAGAGGTCCTAGTATAACCAGGTATTTTATTATCGGAGCGATTGCTATATTAGCAGTTGTTTTTTTATCTCCGCAGGTACAAGCCACGGTAAAACAGGACGTTCAAAAAGGCGAGATTTCTTTTTCGAATATTGAGGACGGTAAAACTTCTGGGATTATTGAATCGGAATTTCCATTTCAAATGATTGGACTGGCATGGCGCGGGAGTGCACAGACAAATGTTGAATTGCGTTATAACAATTCAGACGGATGGAGTGAGTGGTATCCGATTGATGAACAGGAAGAAATAAATGGTTGGTTTTATTCCAGAGAACCGATTATATCCAACGGTGCTACAAAATTTCAGTATTCAGTTATTTCCGGGCAGATTGATGAATTGAAATTGATTTATCTTGGGACATCGGAAAAGATTAGTTTTAATAAATGGAACCCGATCAACTTATTTCATCAGGCTTCTGCAGAGGAAAATGTGGATATTGTAACACGACCTGAATGGGAAGCTGATGAAAGTCTGCGTTATGACGGGGCAAACATTGAAATTTGGCCGACGCAATACCAGGCCCCCCAGAAATTTGTAGTTCATCATACTGCCGGTGGTGACGGTGGCAATGACCCCGAGGGCACAATCAGGGGAATATATTATTGGCATTCCACGGTATTGGGCTGGGGTGATATTGGTTATAATTATTTGATCGATCAGAACGGGATAGTGTATGAAGGAAGATACGGCGGAGATGGCGCTATCGGGGCGCACGCATATCGTAATCGAACCTGTGCCATTTCGCGTTTTGGTGGTGAACAATTTGAAGCAAACTTTAATGCTGGCACGGTTGGGATCGCCGTATTGGGAGATTATGAAAGTATGGCGCTTAACAGTGCGGTGAGAAATGCTTTGACCAGTTTGATGGCAAATAAAGCTCGGGATCTTTCCATAGAACCAAATGGTGCAAGTTTTTTGATTGATAATACCTATCCCAATATTGTCGGTCATAAGGATTTGGATTGTACGCTGTGTCCGGGGGTTAATCTTTACCAGGAATTAAGCGGTATCCGGTCGGAAACCCAGATTTTGTATGATACGTTGAGTGGATCTGAAGGGCCAATTGTTAAAGCTGAGTTTATTAAACAAAGCGGAAAAACAGTTTCTGTAAGTGCCGGGCTGGAAAAAGAAGTGTGGGTTGAATTTAAGAATACCGGAAACGTAATATGGCAAACAGGTGGTCAATATTCGCCGTATATCATACCAAGCAGCAGTATCTCAAGCTTGCAGGCGAGCAATTGGGAGTCACAATTGCACATTACTTCTGCTGATAATTCCAGTATTGCACCGGGAGAAACCGGAAGATTCACTTTTTCCGTCAAAGGGCCTCTTGATCAGTTGGAGCTGGCGGAAAGTTTTAAGCTGGTGATCAATGATAATCCGGTCAGTGGCACAGATTTTGTATTAAAAATTAAAGTGACCGGCTTGCCTTATGCGGCAAAGTTAGCATCAAACACAATTAAGCCGGCCATGTTTGCAGGTAGTCAGCAAACTGTAATATTTAAATTTAGAAATCAGGGGACCAGCAGTTGGGAAAGAGGTAACGTGTATTTAAATATTTATGATCTTGGCGATAAGGTCAGTCGGCTTGCTTCAAAAAACTGGCCGGATCAATTTGGGAATATCAATTTCAGTGAGGCAGTTGTTAATTCAGGAGAAACCGCAACATTTACATTTGATATTAAGGCGCCGCTGGAACTGGGTTTGTTTAAGAATATTTACCGTATCATCGGTCCGGAAAATGTTATCCAGAATAATACGTTCTCAAAGACTCGGATTGATTCGCAGTTTTCTGCCGAATTAGTATCGCACACCATTCCCTCCGCTTTGCTCAACTATTGGCGATTGCCAGTAGTAGTGAAATTTAAAAATACCGGCTTGAGCACATGGAATAAAACCATGGTTCTGCAAATGTTTGATTTGGGCGGAAAAAGCAGTGTTTTTTATGATTCTACCTGGGGTAACAGTTATGGAAATTTTGTTTTCAAAGAAAACGAAGTCAAACCCGGCAAAGTAGGGACATTTAATTTTTACGTAAAATCCCCTAAGAAGACCGGTATATACTTAAACACAATGAAATTAGGTATTATTGGCAGGGAAATAGTTGTCCAAGGAGGGGAGACTATGCAGAAAATAAGAATAGATAAATAG
- the rplS gene encoding 50S ribosomal protein L19, which translates to MTKEESKDGNEKKSEKREVPHIDSGNVVRVHQRITQGDKTRTQIFEGVVIAKQGKTKSDKTITVRKVSDGGYGVERIFPLESPNVLKIEVIKKPRTRRSKLYFLRTAPRKLKELKEK; encoded by the coding sequence ATGACAAAAGAAGAATCAAAAGATGGTAATGAGAAAAAATCAGAGAAAAGAGAAGTCCCTCATATAGACTCCGGTAATGTTGTTCGGGTACACCAGAGAATTACCCAGGGCGATAAAACTCGTACTCAAATTTTTGAAGGGGTTGTGATTGCCAAACAAGGGAAAACAAAATCTGACAAAACAATAACGGTCAGAAAAGTCTCAGACGGCGGTTATGGTGTTGAGAGAATTTTCCCGCTAGAATCCCCGAATGTTCTTAAAATCGAAGTCATAAAAAAACCGAGAACACGCCGTTCCAAGCTCTATTTTTTAAGAACAGCGCCACGCAAACTAAAAGAACTAAAAGAAAAATAA
- a CDS encoding RluA family pseudouridine synthase — protein MNYTVNMELKKIIVASNEQNQRLDVFLVVQFPEYSRSFLKTQIQNGNITLNSKKVNAGIKIKSGDDIQLNLPTLENISIKPEKNIPINIIYEDNDFITINKQSGIVVHPSESTPAHTLVNGLIAYYPDIISVGDDPKRPGIVHRLDKDVSGIMVIAKNQRAFDHLKIQFKERSVKKKYIALVYGRIIPDNGTINTPIGRSKSQPNRMSVKRIGDGKEAETHYKTTKNFKDYTLLEIEIKTGRTHQIRVHLLSKGNPIVGDSTYYLKRMAKKTGMNRIFLHAYHIQFADLNGNLLKFNANIPEELDQFLKQLT, from the coding sequence ATGAATTACACTGTAAACATGGAACTGAAAAAAATAATTGTCGCCTCAAATGAACAGAACCAGCGTTTGGATGTGTTTTTGGTTGTTCAATTCCCGGAATATTCCCGTTCATTTCTAAAAACTCAAATTCAAAATGGAAATATAACCCTAAACAGTAAAAAGGTTAATGCTGGTATAAAAATCAAATCAGGCGATGACATACAATTAAATCTGCCTACACTTGAAAATATTTCAATCAAACCGGAAAAAAATATTCCAATAAATATTATTTATGAAGATAATGACTTTATAACTATTAATAAGCAGTCAGGAATTGTCGTACATCCTTCTGAAAGTACTCCGGCACATACTTTAGTCAACGGACTGATCGCATATTACCCCGATATTATTTCTGTCGGTGATGATCCGAAAAGACCGGGGATTGTCCACCGGCTGGATAAGGATGTTTCTGGGATAATGGTCATCGCTAAAAATCAAAGAGCGTTCGATCATCTAAAAATACAATTCAAGGAAAGATCGGTCAAAAAAAAGTACATCGCGCTTGTTTATGGAAGAATTATTCCTGATAACGGGACAATCAATACGCCGATTGGAAGGTCAAAAAGCCAGCCAAACCGCATGTCAGTCAAAAGAATCGGTGATGGTAAGGAAGCGGAAACACATTATAAAACTACTAAAAATTTCAAAGATTATACTTTACTTGAAATAGAAATTAAAACCGGCCGTACTCACCAGATTCGTGTACATCTTCTTTCCAAAGGCAATCCGATTGTTGGCGACAGTACATATTATTTGAAAAGAATGGCCAAAAAAACGGGAATGAATCGTATTTTCCTGCATGCGTATCACATTCAATTTGCTGACCTAAACGGTAATTTATTGAAGTTTAATGCAAATATTCCAGAGGAATTGGATCAGTTTCTTAAACAGTTGACTTAA
- a CDS encoding GNAT family N-acetyltransferase, translating to MIIKEISQVTPALIEAFQKLITQLSSSASAPSRQDLEEIVTNPGAILFVAEEGEKILGSLTLIFFRIPVGMRGRIEDVVVDETARGKGIGSALILSAIEKAKTMNVQVIDLTSKPDREAANRLYQNLGFVKKDTNVYRYKFD from the coding sequence ATGATAATAAAAGAAATATCACAAGTAACCCCGGCACTGATTGAAGCATTTCAAAAACTGATAACCCAGCTGTCTTCATCTGCCTCCGCTCCTAGCAGACAGGATCTGGAAGAGATAGTAACTAATCCTGGCGCAATATTATTTGTCGCCGAAGAAGGTGAAAAGATTTTGGGAAGCCTGACTTTAATATTTTTTCGGATTCCTGTAGGTATGCGCGGTCGAATTGAAGATGTAGTAGTGGATGAAACAGCAAGGGGGAAGGGAATTGGCAGTGCTTTAATTCTGTCGGCTATTGAAAAAGCAAAAACAATGAATGTCCAAGTAATTGATCTTACTTCAAAACCCGATCGAGAAGCGGCAAACCGTCTGTATCAGAATCTGGGTTTTGTAAAAAAAGATACCAATGTATATCGGTATAAATTTGATTAA
- a CDS encoding glycosyltransferase family 39 protein has product MKKNYRAIIVLIIIVLFGSFFRFFHIDYQLPGLYLPDEEFFVDPALRIANGNLNPGWYGAPGQTIIYAMGIGFRIISFILNTIRGTDLPAVVNYQENFNLFYACARSLFAVLGSLSIVAVYFLVKFWNKRTALISAFLVASSFYLIDHSHIIRPDIPQTFFLLLLLVFLFKIIDHPQKTIWYILSGVSFAAAITTKYPALFFLPVIIACIVWLIIKKDFIFKKWFSFGITTVLTLFLTGPFLFISFKNALKQVGLENATSHGIQGGLGFGGNLWWYLFNTLNWEMGTFLYLLAIITVFVLFYRIYRKRLDDRTIKMLMIAMTAIIYILALSFLNLHWERWLIPALTLLFIPSAVAIDYLFNTLKSKLLLSVIIIILLIGPGLRLTRTVYGYSHAYTIEQAKTWMQENIPTQSTIIREPYTPELSKNDYRIINVPNLGWDNIVADYSENKPFYFAISESVYGVILKRAEIKGEDKSQSAIENYNNLISNSKLLFEINPNNSYSTEELINRNDISIINNFTSQLYMGPYIRIYEFNPSN; this is encoded by the coding sequence ATGAAAAAGAACTACAGGGCTATTATTGTTTTGATAATAATTGTCTTGTTCGGTTCATTTTTCAGATTTTTTCATATAGATTACCAACTGCCGGGACTGTATCTCCCCGATGAAGAATTCTTTGTGGATCCTGCACTGCGAATTGCTAACGGCAATCTGAACCCCGGATGGTATGGTGCCCCCGGCCAGACGATAATCTACGCAATGGGAATCGGATTCCGCATAATCAGTTTTATTCTAAATACCATACGCGGTACAGACCTTCCTGCAGTAGTAAATTATCAGGAAAATTTTAATCTTTTCTATGCCTGTGCCAGATCACTTTTTGCCGTCCTCGGATCATTAAGCATTGTTGCGGTATATTTTTTAGTAAAATTCTGGAATAAAAGAACAGCATTGATCAGCGCATTTCTTGTTGCATCTTCTTTCTATCTGATTGATCACTCTCATATCATCCGACCGGATATACCCCAGACTTTTTTTCTTTTACTTTTGTTGGTATTTTTATTTAAGATTATTGACCATCCCCAAAAAACGATTTGGTACATTTTGTCCGGTGTTTCTTTTGCAGCCGCCATTACCACAAAATATCCCGCTCTTTTTTTCCTACCCGTTATAATAGCGTGTATCGTCTGGTTAATTATAAAAAAAGATTTTATCTTTAAAAAATGGTTTTCATTCGGGATTACCACGGTTCTGACATTATTCTTAACCGGACCTTTTCTGTTTATTTCATTTAAAAATGCGCTGAAGCAAGTAGGACTGGAAAATGCCACATCACATGGTATTCAAGGCGGTCTAGGATTTGGAGGAAATCTCTGGTGGTATCTGTTTAATACACTGAATTGGGAAATGGGAACGTTTCTTTATCTACTTGCCATTATTACTGTATTCGTACTTTTCTATCGAATATACCGAAAAAGGCTGGATGATCGGACGATAAAAATGCTGATGATTGCCATGACTGCAATTATTTACATTCTGGCACTTTCTTTTTTGAATCTCCACTGGGAAAGATGGTTGATACCGGCTTTGACACTGCTTTTCATTCCCAGCGCCGTAGCAATCGATTATCTATTTAATACACTGAAAAGCAAGCTCTTACTGTCCGTGATCATAATTATTCTTCTCATCGGACCCGGATTGCGCCTAACAAGAACCGTATATGGTTATTCACATGCTTATACGATAGAACAGGCAAAAACATGGATGCAGGAAAATATACCGACACAAAGCACAATAATTAGGGAACCGTATACACCAGAACTGTCAAAAAACGACTACCGGATAATTAATGTGCCGAATTTGGGGTGGGATAATATCGTTGCGGACTACTCTGAAAACAAACCGTTTTATTTTGCCATTTCTGAATCAGTTTACGGTGTGATACTGAAAAGAGCAGAAATAAAAGGGGAGGATAAATCCCAAAGCGCGATTGAGAACTATAATAATCTCATTTCCAACAGTAAATTATTATTTGAGATTAACCCCAATAATAGTTATTCAACAGAAGAGCTGATTAATAGAAACGATATTTCCATTATCAATAATTTTACATCTCAATTATACATGGGGCCTTATATCAGGATATACGAATTCAACCCTAGTAACTAA